Proteins encoded in a region of the Raphanus sativus cultivar WK10039 unplaced genomic scaffold, ASM80110v3 Scaffold0409, whole genome shotgun sequence genome:
- the LOC108831307 gene encoding mediator of RNA polymerase II transcription subunit 25 isoform X1, translating into MSSTNQLSEMKQLIVVAEGTAALGPYWHTIVSDYLHKIIRSFCGSELNGERNPVSNVELSLVIFNSHGSYSGCLVQRSGWTRDVDIFLHWLSSIQFAGGGFNEAATAEGLAEALMMFPPPSGQAQPSNDLKRHCILITASNPYSLPTPVYRPKLQNAERNENGDAQPESRLSDAETVASYFSRCSVSLSVVCPKQLPKVRALYNAGKLNPQSGDLSIDTVKNTFYLVLISENFVEARAALSHTATNLPQTQSPVKMDRATVAPSLPVAGQPPALVPSANGPILNRQPVSVGPVPTATVKVEPSTVSSMAAVPNFPHIPSSAARPAAQAIPSVQTSSASSVSQEMITNAENAPDVKPVVSGMTPPLRSGPPGNVSLLNNLSQVRQVMSSAALAGAASSAGQSAVAMHMSNMISTGMATSQPPSQTGFSSGQQGNTSIAGSGALMGNAQAGQSPGPNNSFSPQTTSNVTSNLGVSQPMPQPMPGMNQGNHSGSQMMQGGISMNQNMMTGLGQGNVSSATGGMMPTPGVGQQAQPGIQQLGGSNSSAPNMQLSQASSGAMQPSQSKYVKVWEGNLSGQRQGQPVLITRLEGYRNASASDSLAANWPPTMQIVRLISQDHMNNKQYVGKADFLVFRAMSQHGFLGQLQDKKLCAVIQLPSQTLLLSVSDKACRLIGMLFPGVSKHQDMVVFKPQITKQQQQQQIHQQQQQQQIHQQQQQQQIQQQQHHQQQQLPQLQQQQHQLSQLQHHQQQQQQQHQMSQLQQHHQQQQTSPLNQMQQQTSPLNQMQQQTSPLNQMQQQTSPLNQMPQQQPQQMVGSGVMGGQAFAQGPVRSQQGGGSGGGGQPNMPGAGFMG; encoded by the exons ATGTCGTCAACAAACCAGCTGTCGGAGATGAAACAGCTGATCGTCGTTGCGGAAGGCACTGCAGCCTTGGGTCCTTATTGGCATACCATCGTCTCCGACTACCTCCACAAAATCATCAG GTCTTTCTGTGGCAGTGAGTTAAATGGAGAG AGGAACCCTGTTTCGAATGTTGAGCTATCGCTGGTCATCTTCAATTCACATGGTTCATATTCTG GTTGCTTGGTACAAAGGAGTGGCTGGACAAGAGATGTTGACATTTTCTTGCATTGGCTTTCATCCATACAATTTGCCGGCGGTGGTTTCAATGAAGCTGCCACAGCCGAAGGTCTTGCCGAAGCATTGATG ATGTTTCCTCCTCCTTCAGGCCAAGCTCAACCAAGTAATGATCTTAAAAGGCACTGTATTTTAATCACAGCCAGCAACCCCTACTCGTTGCCAACACCTGTATATCGTCCAAAACTGCAAAATGCCGAACGAAATGAAAATGGCGATGCGCAACCTGAAAGCCGTTTATCAGATGCCGAGACAGTGGCATCATATTTTTCGAGG TGCTCTGTTTCTTTGTCTGTTGTGTGTCCCAAGCAGCTTCCTAAAGTTAGAGCACTATACAATGCG GGAAAGCTCAATCCTCAAAGTGGGGACTTGTCAATTGACACGGTTAAGAACACATTCTATCTTGTCCTGATCTCAGAGAATTTTGTGGAGGCACGTGCTGCTTTAAGTCATACTGCTACCAATTTGCCACAGACTCAGAGCCCTGTGAAAATGGACAGGGCCACTGTTGCTCCATCTCTTCCAGTCGCTGGACAACCTCCAGCTCTTGTGCCATCAG CCAATGGGCCTATTCTTAACCGGCAGCCAGTCTCTGTTGGACCAGTTCCAACTGCTACTGTGAAAGTT GAGCCTAGCACTGTATCTTCTATGGCAGCAGTTCCAAATTTTCCGCATATCCCCTCTTCCGCAGCTCGACCTGCTGCACAGGCAATTCCTTCAGTTCAAACATCTTCAGCATCGTCAGTTTCTCAAGAAATGATCACTAATGCCGAGAATGCACCAGATGTTAAGCCTGTGGTTAGTGGAATGACGCCACCATTGCGTTCTGGTCCTCCTGGAAATGTAAGTCTGTTGAATAACCTTTCCCAAGTTCGACAAGTCATGAGCTCTGCAGCTCTGGCGGGGGCAGCCTCGTCGGCTGGGCAAAGTGCAGTCGCAATGCATATGTCAAATATGATATCGACAGGAATGGCTACATCTCAGCCTCCTTCACAAACTGGGTTTTCATCTGGACAGCAGGGAAATACTTCAATTGCTGGTTCAGGTGCACTTATGGGAAATGCACAAGCGGGGCAAAGCCCGGGCCCTAACAATTCCTTTAGTCCTCAAACAACGTCAAACGTTACTTCGAACCTTGGTGTTTCTCAACCAATGCCTCAACCGATGCCAGGGATGAACCAAGGAAATCATTCTGGTTCACAGATGATGCAAGGTGGAATTTCCATGAACCAAAACATGATGACTGGCCTCGGTCAAGGAAATGTCTCATCTGCAACGGGTGGAATGATGCCTACTCCAGGAGTTGGCCAACAAGCACAACCAGGAATACAACAACTTGGTGGCAGTAACAGTTCAGCTCCTAATATGCAGCTGTCACAGGCGTCATCGGGGGCTATGCAGCCTTCGCAATCCAAATACGTAAAAGTCTGGGAG GGAAATTTATCTGGGCAAAGACAAGGGCAACCTGTTCTTATCACCAGACTTGAG GGTTACCGAAATGCTTCTGCCTCTGATTC GTTGGCAGCAAACTGGCCACCAACCATGCAGATTGTTCGTCTCATATCCCAGGATCATATGAATAACAA GCAATATGTTGGCAAAGCTGACTTCCTTGTGTTTCGAGCCATGAGTCAGCATGGGTTTTTAGGACAACTTCAGGATAAGAAGCTT TGTGCAGTCATCCAGTTGCCGTCACAGACGCTGCTTCTCTCTGTCTCTGACAAGGCTTGCCGCTTGATTGGAATGCTTTTTCCAGGGGTAAGTAAACATCAA GATATGGTTGTGTTTAAGCCGCAAATTACAAAacaacagcagcaacaacagatccatcagcagcagcagcaacaacagatccatcagcagcagcagcagcaacagatCCAGCAACAACAACACCACCAACAGCAACAGCTGCCACAACTCCAGCAGCAGCAACATCAATTGTCACAACTCCAACATCATCAGCAGCAACAGCAACAGCAGCATCAGATGTCTCAGCTTCAACAAcatcatcagcagcagcagACTTCGCCTCTGAATCAGATGCAGCAGCAGACTTCACCGCTAAATCAGATGCAGCAGCAGACTTCGCCGCTGAATCAGATGCAGCAACAGACTTCGCCGCTGAATCAGATGCCACAGCAGCAGCCTCAACAGATGGTTGGGTCAGGAGTAATGGGTGGTCAAGCTTTTGCACAAGGTCCTGTAAGATCACAACAAGGTGGTGGTAGTGGTGGTGGAGGGCAGCCTAACATGCCAGGAGCTGGCTTCATGGgataa
- the LOC108831307 gene encoding mediator of RNA polymerase II transcription subunit 25 isoform X2, giving the protein MSSTNQLSEMKQLIVVAEGTAALGPYWHTIVSDYLHKIIRSFCGSELNGERNPVSNVELSLVIFNSHGSYSGCLVQRSGWTRDVDIFLHWLSSIQFAGGGFNEAATAEGLAEALMMFPPPSGQAQPSNDLKRHCILITASNPYSLPTPVYRPKLQNAERNENGDAQPESRLSDAETVASYFSRCSVSLSVVCPKQLPKVRALYNAGKLNPQSGDLSIDTVKNTFYLVLISENFVEARAALSHTATNLPQTQSPVKMDRATVAPSLPVAGQPPALVPSANGPILNRQPVSVGPVPTATVKVEPSTVSSMAAVPNFPHIPSSAARPAAQAIPSVQTSSASSVSQEMITNAENAPDVKPVVSGMTPPLRSGPPGNVSLLNNLSQVRQVMSSAALAGAASSAGQSAVAMHMSNMISTGMATSQPPSQTGFSSGQQGNTSIAGSGALMGNAQAGQSPGPNNSFSPQTTSNVTSNLGVSQPMPQPMPGMNQGNHSGSQMMQGGISMNQNMMTGLGQGNVSSATGGMMPTPGVGQQAQPGIQQLGGSNSSAPNMQLSQASSGAMQPSQSKYVKVWEGNLSGQRQGQPVLITRLEGYRNASASDSLAANWPPTMQIVRLISQDHMNNKQYVGKADFLVFRAMSQHGFLGQLQDKKLCAVIQLPSQTLLLSVSDKACRLIGMLFPGDMVVFKPQITKQQQQQQIHQQQQQQQIHQQQQQQQIQQQQHHQQQQLPQLQQQQHQLSQLQHHQQQQQQQHQMSQLQQHHQQQQTSPLNQMQQQTSPLNQMQQQTSPLNQMQQQTSPLNQMPQQQPQQMVGSGVMGGQAFAQGPVRSQQGGGSGGGGQPNMPGAGFMG; this is encoded by the exons ATGTCGTCAACAAACCAGCTGTCGGAGATGAAACAGCTGATCGTCGTTGCGGAAGGCACTGCAGCCTTGGGTCCTTATTGGCATACCATCGTCTCCGACTACCTCCACAAAATCATCAG GTCTTTCTGTGGCAGTGAGTTAAATGGAGAG AGGAACCCTGTTTCGAATGTTGAGCTATCGCTGGTCATCTTCAATTCACATGGTTCATATTCTG GTTGCTTGGTACAAAGGAGTGGCTGGACAAGAGATGTTGACATTTTCTTGCATTGGCTTTCATCCATACAATTTGCCGGCGGTGGTTTCAATGAAGCTGCCACAGCCGAAGGTCTTGCCGAAGCATTGATG ATGTTTCCTCCTCCTTCAGGCCAAGCTCAACCAAGTAATGATCTTAAAAGGCACTGTATTTTAATCACAGCCAGCAACCCCTACTCGTTGCCAACACCTGTATATCGTCCAAAACTGCAAAATGCCGAACGAAATGAAAATGGCGATGCGCAACCTGAAAGCCGTTTATCAGATGCCGAGACAGTGGCATCATATTTTTCGAGG TGCTCTGTTTCTTTGTCTGTTGTGTGTCCCAAGCAGCTTCCTAAAGTTAGAGCACTATACAATGCG GGAAAGCTCAATCCTCAAAGTGGGGACTTGTCAATTGACACGGTTAAGAACACATTCTATCTTGTCCTGATCTCAGAGAATTTTGTGGAGGCACGTGCTGCTTTAAGTCATACTGCTACCAATTTGCCACAGACTCAGAGCCCTGTGAAAATGGACAGGGCCACTGTTGCTCCATCTCTTCCAGTCGCTGGACAACCTCCAGCTCTTGTGCCATCAG CCAATGGGCCTATTCTTAACCGGCAGCCAGTCTCTGTTGGACCAGTTCCAACTGCTACTGTGAAAGTT GAGCCTAGCACTGTATCTTCTATGGCAGCAGTTCCAAATTTTCCGCATATCCCCTCTTCCGCAGCTCGACCTGCTGCACAGGCAATTCCTTCAGTTCAAACATCTTCAGCATCGTCAGTTTCTCAAGAAATGATCACTAATGCCGAGAATGCACCAGATGTTAAGCCTGTGGTTAGTGGAATGACGCCACCATTGCGTTCTGGTCCTCCTGGAAATGTAAGTCTGTTGAATAACCTTTCCCAAGTTCGACAAGTCATGAGCTCTGCAGCTCTGGCGGGGGCAGCCTCGTCGGCTGGGCAAAGTGCAGTCGCAATGCATATGTCAAATATGATATCGACAGGAATGGCTACATCTCAGCCTCCTTCACAAACTGGGTTTTCATCTGGACAGCAGGGAAATACTTCAATTGCTGGTTCAGGTGCACTTATGGGAAATGCACAAGCGGGGCAAAGCCCGGGCCCTAACAATTCCTTTAGTCCTCAAACAACGTCAAACGTTACTTCGAACCTTGGTGTTTCTCAACCAATGCCTCAACCGATGCCAGGGATGAACCAAGGAAATCATTCTGGTTCACAGATGATGCAAGGTGGAATTTCCATGAACCAAAACATGATGACTGGCCTCGGTCAAGGAAATGTCTCATCTGCAACGGGTGGAATGATGCCTACTCCAGGAGTTGGCCAACAAGCACAACCAGGAATACAACAACTTGGTGGCAGTAACAGTTCAGCTCCTAATATGCAGCTGTCACAGGCGTCATCGGGGGCTATGCAGCCTTCGCAATCCAAATACGTAAAAGTCTGGGAG GGAAATTTATCTGGGCAAAGACAAGGGCAACCTGTTCTTATCACCAGACTTGAG GGTTACCGAAATGCTTCTGCCTCTGATTC GTTGGCAGCAAACTGGCCACCAACCATGCAGATTGTTCGTCTCATATCCCAGGATCATATGAATAACAA GCAATATGTTGGCAAAGCTGACTTCCTTGTGTTTCGAGCCATGAGTCAGCATGGGTTTTTAGGACAACTTCAGGATAAGAAGCTT TGTGCAGTCATCCAGTTGCCGTCACAGACGCTGCTTCTCTCTGTCTCTGACAAGGCTTGCCGCTTGATTGGAATGCTTTTTCCAGGG GATATGGTTGTGTTTAAGCCGCAAATTACAAAacaacagcagcaacaacagatccatcagcagcagcagcaacaacagatccatcagcagcagcagcagcaacagatCCAGCAACAACAACACCACCAACAGCAACAGCTGCCACAACTCCAGCAGCAGCAACATCAATTGTCACAACTCCAACATCATCAGCAGCAACAGCAACAGCAGCATCAGATGTCTCAGCTTCAACAAcatcatcagcagcagcagACTTCGCCTCTGAATCAGATGCAGCAGCAGACTTCACCGCTAAATCAGATGCAGCAGCAGACTTCGCCGCTGAATCAGATGCAGCAACAGACTTCGCCGCTGAATCAGATGCCACAGCAGCAGCCTCAACAGATGGTTGGGTCAGGAGTAATGGGTGGTCAAGCTTTTGCACAAGGTCCTGTAAGATCACAACAAGGTGGTGGTAGTGGTGGTGGAGGGCAGCCTAACATGCCAGGAGCTGGCTTCATGGgataa